The genomic interval CAGCCTATAGACTTTGGTTTGATCTGCTCGTTCGACAACGCCGGTGACAGTTCCAGTCTGCCTACGTTGGAGTCCGAGTCGAGTTCCGAATCTATAGGGACTTATCGAAATGGCGAAGCAGTGGCCGAGAGCGAAGAACGGGTCTACCAGCGTATTCGAGCTCTCGAGAACCAGCATTTCTACAATATCCCGCCTCAGAATAATGAGGGTGAGTATGCAAATCTGGTTCGATCGCATTTTGATCGAGCTCGCGATGTCCACCATTATCTGGAGGTCTTTGATAAAGAATATCAAGAACTCACGTTTTTGGAGCAAAAGGGTCAAATCCAGAACCGGCTCCACGAACTTTTACTTGGTGAACAGCGGATCGATCGTATTATGGAACTCTCTCCCTATTCAGATGTCAGGAAGGAGGCTTATCACTTCCTTCAAGACAAGCTCGAACCTGTCAGCAGCCTAGAACATTCTTTCCAGCGGAATCTAATGGAAGGGTGTCTTGGTTCGTTCGTTCGAGAACTGAATGAGGGTGGGAGGGAATCCGACTTTTACGGGGAATTCTATCGTCATTTCACGGATGAAGAATTCCGCCGTGGAGTGGGCCTGCCCCTACCTTAAAAGAATTCTTTATGGCAAAATTGAGTCTATCTAGTATTAGTCGATTTTTTAGTGAATTCAATCTTTAGTCAGGTTAAAAAAGAAAAGGTTAATTAGATTATAGCTATGGAATTCTCTGTAAGATCTGCGGAACTAACAAGTCtattagaaaagaaaattagCAACTTTTTCACTAGTTTTCAATTGGATGAGATCGGTCGAGTGGTGTCCGTTGGAGATGGTATTGCACGTGTTTATGGATTGAACGAGATTCAAGCTGGGGAAATGGTGGAATTTGCCAGCGGTGTCAAAGGAATAGCCTTGAATCTTGAGAATGAGAATGTGGGAATTGTTGTCTTTGGTAGTGATACCGCTATTAAAGAAGGGGATCTTGTCAAACGCACTGGATCTATTGTGGATGTTCCTGCGGGAAAGGCTATGCTAGGGCGTGTGGTCGACGCGTTGGGGGTACCTATTGATGGAAGAGGGGCTCTAAGCGATCACGAGCGAAGACGTGTCGAAGTGAAAGCCCCTGGGATTATTGAACGTAAATCTGTGCACGAGCCTATGCAAACAGGTTTAAAAGCGGTATTTTTTTACCGTATTGTGCTAATTATAGCCTTTGTCACTCTAGCCTCTTCGATCTTTATGGAAGGTGAAGTTTTTCACTTGTAAAGGGTTCATAGCCGCACCATCTCGTCTTTATTGATCAAGATGGGCTTCTCAGGCGGACTAGCCTTGGCCATTGGGTGCCTGGTGCGAGCACTATTCAGTGCCGCCGATGGGGGGCTCTCCATCGGGAGCAGCATGATTCCTCACGGATCCACCTCGGCCTTGGACGAATCTAGAGCTGCGAAAGGCAGCTCCAGCGGATGGCCAAAAGGTCCCCGAAGTCCGGGAAGCAGTCAAACAGGACTTCAAAACCCAAACCCAATTCAACTTACTCCAGGAGCTAGAAAAAGAAAGGGAGGCTAAAAAAGAAACCCCTGCGATGAATTCCGTCTTCAATGAAATAAAGGATTTTCAAAGCAAAATCCAAGATGGGCGGGGCAGGGGTAACGATTGTTCCAATCGGGAAGACAATGAATAGGAAGAGCGTTAGGAGAAGACATGAGTACTCAACGGGGATAAGGGATCCCCCCGGGTAGAGTAAAGTTGTTCGGTTGAATTACGATATGGCTTGCTTTTTAGGAGGTAGAATTGAGTAGCAAGCTATCTGTTCTCGGAAGCAAAAGTAGCTCGAGCCAAAGGCAACAGCGAGGCCCCTAGTCCAAAAGTCTAATAGCATAGGAAAATGCACTTGGGCTAGGGGGAAAGAAGAGCGGGTATGTGGGCTTCTTTCACTTAACAGTTTTGTAATATCAATTAGTAGTATGCCCGGCCAGAAGACCGATGAGCCTTACCAGAAGTGAAGCAAAGAAGAGAGAAAGTCGCTCTTATAACGGTAACTGAAGAGTTGTCAACAAGTCAAAAAGGTGATGGGAAATTTCCAATTAGATCGATCTTCTTCTTTCTTGTTATGGATAGAGGTTAGCTTTGCCAGCTGTAACCGATGCCACAAAGGTTGAAAACGGAGATCCGTTCGCTTGACGGAAGCTACTTACCTTATTACTATCAAAGGGAATGACACGGCAAAGCCTTTAGCACAATCAAGCAATCAAAGTAAGAGGAAAAGATCCAAGCTAGCCCGAGCCCCGAAAGGAATCAATCTCTTTTAACCAACCCCTCTTACTAGATTGAGAAAAGGCGATCTCGATACGATCTTTCTAAACCAATCTATCACTGGCACTGGAACGAACCATTctatactagtactagtatactGAGTAGCGTGATCAAGTCAAGTCCTTCCTCCTTATTTCCGGATTTCAATTAGATTAATAGATTAATGTGCGCTCGTATGGGAGTAGAAGCCACTACTTCCCTCTTCCCCCGAGATGAACTACTCTCGCAAAGAACCTTCCTTCTATTGGCTATATATCTGTAGTCACACAGTTCCAGCTATCTTCTGGATAGAAGCGCAGGTGCTTGAGTGAAAGGCAGACAGGTAAGGGTAGGTAGTAAAGGCAAGCGCGTAGTTCAGTGATCTACGGCCGAAAGAGGGAACTCTCCTCGTTCCGAGTCGCCATGAGGCATAAGAGCAAAACATTCCCCTAGAAGGGAGCTTCGATAGGTATCCTTTTTTTTACGCTATTTGCTTCGATGCTTTACTACTCTTTCATGTCGGAAATCGGattctcttttttcttctttcttgtcTGAGACTGATGCCAGCTTAGAAAGAAAGTGAGGCACTATTCGCTAATCAGGAAAGAGGCTTGACTCGATCTCTATTCCTCCTCGTACATTAAGCAGAGCAGGGAATAGGAATAGTAAAAGAAAGTAGGTAAGCAAGCCGCCCTGGTGCCAAGCTAAAGACAAGGATCACATCGATAAGAGCAAAAGCTTTGACGGCTTATGCCGACTCAATTTCATACCAGGAAATGGAAGATGTTCCTCTATCAACGTCAAGTTAGTCCCAGCGAATCGCTAGAAAGACTATGAGGAAGGAGTTGGCATCGCTGCTATAACCTTTCCAATGAACTAGGTTAGGGCGGTGGCGGAACGTACCTACCGTCAGGGACTTAGGAGCTAGGAAAGTGAAGCTTCACTCTCTCCAACCATTCACAATTTCTCATTCGTCTGCTTGACACCGGATTCAGGTTTTGTTTTAGAGACAGAGTTTTTCAATGTAGTTGTTAAATAAACCATGTCCGCTGGAATAATGAAAAAGAGAAGCTCTATCGGCTCTTTCTTTCCCAtatctatattttattaataatatttattaataataaaggTAAAATTCTGCTTCTAGAACAGAAAGAACTAAGATGAACCAAGGGAGTACTGGAGCTAAGCGAACAAAGGTACCCCTCCCCCCAGTTTCTCCTCATTTGAGCCTGTATTTTATGCTTTAAGGTAATTTTTGAGATAAGTGTGAGCAGCGCGCTCTATCGCTCCTTCCCATCCAAAAACGCCCGATTTTAGGAACTTAGCTCTTTTTGGTTGACTTCCGGGTGAACAAATTTCCCAGGAGGGGTTTCCGCTTATTCAATAGCCATTAGACCGGATGTCATGGACAGGGTAGATCTGTCGCCAACACCATATGGGAGGGGGGAAGACTATCACTGACCGAGCTTCTCTATACTGACCTTCTTTTCTTCGATTGAATGAAGTACTTCTGAACTGAAATCATGAATTGGGTTTGAACCAATATCTCTTTTTGCGACTTCCATCATGATGGGAAGATCCCGCTGCCCAGGATCTCGGCATCCCTCCCACCTTTCGGCGAGATATTTGCCGTGAGTACTTTTCCAttccagtttttttttttttttttaaagaaagctATTGCAGCTGCTCCCGCACCGATTGATTTAGCACCTTCTAACATCGTTACTCTTTTCTCGAATTCTCCTCACGCTTTtcactcttttttttctctcccttCTCTATCTGGATCTTCATCTTCCTTTTTAAGGATGAATTGAAGCAGCAGAAGAACGAGAATTTGAATAAAGAGGCTAGCTATCCAAAGGCTCATATCAAAAGAAGAATCATGTAAAAATAATTGATTTAGAAGATATAATGCCGGGAAGAAAACGCCACGAAGCGTGGTCTTGGATTCAGAAAGAACGGATTCGTTTTTCATTTTACTTAGTAGCCATAAGGAGATGAACAAGCAACGAGAAAGCAGATTGTTATCTTGGGGAAGGTCTCGCCTTCTTTTCTAAGAATGAAACCAATTAGAGATTATATAAACCCACAATCCTACCGTTCTGTCTTACTGAGACAAACACATCCTGCCCCCGCGGCGGATAATATAATCActaaaaggaaatgaatatagCGGAAAACTCCGGAATAAAATAGATAGAAACTCggaagaaggaagaggagaatGAAAGAGAAGAAGACCCACATAGGAAGTTGGTTgttttccttcttctctctaTAATTGAAGCCAAACAGGAATATGAGTTCTAGTACTAAGGCAATCTCCCATAGGACCATTTCCGGTGACATGAAAAAGCGACTTGTCAAAATCGtcaaaaagaatatatataattccaTGGGGATCTCCTCCgagataaaaaaagaagaaaagaaaaaggaacaaCAGACGCAAATCACCACTAAAATGGCTATGTCCGGTTCATGCACATGATTCATCAAAGACGAACTGAGCATAAAGGAATAGAGCGTCATGAGCTTGGAAAAGCGCCTTCTTGctttaaaaataaagtaaaaggcgGACGCCCCACCCATGAACATAGGGATTTGCTTTATTATCCCAAGGGTCTCCGTCTGAAGTATCTCGGAGAGGATAAGAATGATCAAataggaaaaagaaataaacagAATTGCAGAAAGGTATTTGATGACCATATTCTTTTTTTTGACTATATGAAATCCACACTTTGACACCTAAGATTCCGTAACGAGTAGATACTTCCGCGGGAGCATAATAGATTCAACCTGATTCACCGCCTCCGTGCCAGCAGCCGCGGTAAGACGGGGCTTCTTCCTGATGAACTCGAAATATCGTAAGAGAATCAAAAGAATGTTACGTCCAATTCAAACTCGGTCAACCACCAAAAAAACGATCCTTCTTCACTACTCGTACAGGCTTCGTCTTTCTTAAGCTGTATGGTTTTTGGCAGTAATGCCCTTTTTAGGGCATGCTCAGCATCAACCATCCACAACtactatatatactatataatatactatataatatactatataGCGATTATAGTTATAGTAGTCAATCATCCGATACTTCATCTTCTTGTGAGGGTACCTTTGCGGATGCGGAGCACCCCGGCCTTTACTCCTTCAGTGAACGTCAAATAAAACTGCAATCGGATATAGGCGAGACATTGGAGAAGCTTAC from Salvia splendens isolate huo1 unplaced genomic scaffold, SspV2 ctg368, whole genome shotgun sequence carries:
- the LOC121789919 gene encoding ATP synthase subunit alpha, mitochondrial-like, with the translated sequence MEFSVRSAELTSLLEKKISNFFTSFQLDEIGRVVSVGDGIARVYGLNEIQAGEMVEFASGVKGIALNLENENVGIVVFGSDTAIKEGDLVKRTGSIVDVPAGKAMLGRVVDALGVPIDGRGALSDHERRRVEVKAPGIIERKSVHEPMQTGLKAVFFYRIVLIIAFVTLASSIFMEGEVFHL